The nucleotide window ATAGAAGTCCATAAATATCGGGGAGGTGCAGATACATGAAATACGAGTCCTTTTCATGTCAGTTATATTGCTAGGAACGATAATACTGGATGCATGCTTTTCAATCTCTCTTTTGATATCCTTATAACAGCTTGTAAAAAGGAGCAGACGAATGTTTTTTGGGTATCGGACACTTAAGACCGCTGTAGGGGCGGGCATCTCTTTATTGATTGCCCAATGGCTTCAACTTGATTTTTTTGCATCGGCGGCGATCATTACTGTTCTTTGTATCACCGTTACAAAAAAAGGATCGGTCAGTAAAGCCTGGGAACTGTTTCTTGCATCATGTGCGGGATTGCTCTATTCCGCGGTCATTTTCGAAATGATTGGATATCATCCGTTATCGATCGCGATCTTAATATTAGTGTTCATTCCGACCTTGCAAAAAATTAAAGCTTTAAAAGGGGTCATTAATAGCATCGTAATTATCTCTCACGTGTATACGGTAGGAGAAATTACCCCCGGTGTTCTTATGAACGAATTTCTTCTCATCACTATCGGCGGCACAGTCGGGCTAATCATGAACATTTATATGCCGAGCATTGATGAGGATCTCTATCAGGATCAACTGAACCTGGAAGAGCAGTTTTCAAGGATATGGAAAGAATATGCCCGTTATTTGCGGGATCAACGTGTCGATTGGGATGGCCGTGAGATCACGCGGGCAAGTGAACTCATCGAAGATGGAAAATCAAAAGCATTAAGAAGCATGGATAACTACTTTTTGCGGCACGACAATTATTTTTACCATTACTTTGAAATGAGAGGGCGTCAATTTGCCATTATTGAACGGATTTTACCGTTTGTATCTGCCTTGGATAAAGTTGATGAAGGAAAACTTATGGCCAACTTTATGGATGGGTTAAGCAGTGCCGTCCAGCCCGGGAATACTGCAAGCTACTATTTGGAAGAGTTGAAAGAACTCAGGGAAACGTTTAAGCAACACCCACTCCCGGAAACCCGGACTGAATTCGAAACGCGGGCATCACTATTTTACATTCTGCATGAGCTGGAGCAATACTTGCTGATTAAAGATATGTTTAAA belongs to Salicibibacter cibi and includes:
- a CDS encoding aromatic acid exporter family protein; translated protein: MFFGYRTLKTAVGAGISLLIAQWLQLDFFASAAIITVLCITVTKKGSVSKAWELFLASCAGLLYSAVIFEMIGYHPLSIAILILVFIPTLQKIKALKGVINSIVIISHVYTVGEITPGVLMNEFLLITIGGTVGLIMNIYMPSIDEDLYQDQLNLEEQFSRIWKEYARYLRDQRVDWDGREITRASELIEDGKSKALRSMDNYFLRHDNYFYHYFEMRGRQFAIIERILPFVSALDKVDEGKLMANFMDGLSSAVQPGNTASYYLEELKELRETFKQHPLPETRTEFETRASLFYILHELEQYLLIKDMFKPDRKRTLDLKRKKRARTLRKREKKNQ